The Exiguobacterium mexicanum genome includes a window with the following:
- a CDS encoding response regulator transcription factor yields the protein MAEKVIVVDDEVSIATLLKFNLEQAGFEVETAHDGKTGLELAEKQDAVLIVLDLMLPEMDGLEVCKRLRQQKVNTPILMLTAKDDEFDKVLGLELGADDYLTKPFSPREVVARVKAILRRSAPQEVPAVDADVIEIGDVKIIASNYEVFKNGERLELTPKEFELLAYLAKNKGRVLTRDQLLSAIWNYDFVGDTRIVDVHISHLREKIEPVTKKPTYIKTIRGLGYKMEEPMPE from the coding sequence GTGGCCGAAAAAGTGATTGTTGTCGATGACGAGGTGTCGATTGCGACGTTATTGAAATTCAATTTGGAGCAAGCCGGTTTTGAGGTTGAGACGGCCCATGATGGGAAGACCGGTCTCGAACTCGCCGAGAAGCAGGATGCGGTATTGATCGTCCTCGATTTGATGTTGCCCGAGATGGATGGTCTCGAAGTTTGTAAGCGACTCCGCCAACAGAAAGTGAACACGCCGATCCTGATGTTGACGGCAAAAGACGATGAGTTCGATAAAGTGCTCGGACTCGAACTAGGGGCAGATGATTATTTGACGAAACCGTTCAGTCCGCGTGAAGTTGTGGCCCGGGTCAAAGCGATCTTACGGCGTTCGGCTCCACAAGAGGTGCCGGCGGTGGACGCGGACGTCATTGAAATCGGTGACGTGAAAATTATCGCTTCGAACTATGAAGTGTTCAAAAACGGGGAGCGGCTTGAGTTGACCCCAAAAGAGTTCGAACTGTTGGCCTATCTTGCTAAAAACAAAGGCCGTGTCTTGACGCGTGATCAACTCTTATCGGCTATTTGGAATTACGATTTCGTCGGCGATACGCGCATCGTCGATGTCCATATTAGCCACCTTCGGGAAAAGATTGAACCGGTGACGAAAAAACCGACATATATCAAAACGATTCGCGGTCTCGGCTATAAGATGGAAGAGCCGATGCCCGAATGA
- the mdh gene encoding malate dehydrogenase has protein sequence MIRRNKISVIGSGFTGATTALYLAQKELGNVVLLDIKENENPTKGKALDMQETAPIQGFDSWITGTSDYADTADSDIVVITAGIARKPGMSRDDLVSTNAKVMRAVTKEVARYSPNAIIIVLTNPVDAMTYAAFKESGFPKERVIGQSGVLDTARFRTFVAAELNISVKDVSGFVLGGHGDDMVPLIRYSYAGGIPLEKLLPSDRIDAIVNRTRKGGGEIVQLLGNGSAYYAPAAAIVEMVEAILKDQRRILPAIAYLDGEYGFHDLYLGVPTILGANGIERVLELELTEEETAALERSAESVRSVLNVLN, from the coding sequence ATGATTCGTCGCAATAAAATCTCGGTGATCGGTAGCGGATTCACGGGGGCCACGACGGCACTGTATTTGGCTCAAAAAGAACTCGGTAACGTCGTGCTGCTCGATATCAAAGAGAACGAGAACCCGACGAAAGGAAAAGCGCTCGATATGCAAGAGACGGCGCCGATTCAAGGGTTTGACTCGTGGATCACGGGGACGTCGGATTACGCCGACACGGCGGATTCGGATATCGTCGTCATCACAGCGGGAATCGCGCGCAAGCCTGGCATGAGCCGGGACGACCTCGTCTCGACGAACGCCAAAGTGATGCGGGCGGTCACGAAAGAAGTGGCCCGCTACTCACCGAATGCGATTATCATCGTCTTGACGAACCCGGTCGATGCGATGACGTATGCCGCCTTCAAAGAGTCAGGCTTCCCGAAAGAGCGCGTGATCGGTCAATCCGGTGTGCTTGATACGGCCCGGTTCCGGACGTTCGTCGCTGCGGAGTTGAATATCTCCGTGAAGGACGTCTCTGGATTCGTGCTCGGCGGGCACGGGGATGACATGGTCCCGCTCATTCGTTACTCGTACGCGGGAGGCATCCCACTCGAGAAGCTATTGCCGAGCGACCGAATCGATGCGATCGTCAATCGGACCCGTAAAGGTGGCGGCGAAATCGTCCAGCTACTCGGGAACGGATCGGCCTACTATGCGCCGGCAGCGGCCATCGTCGAGATGGTCGAAGCGATTTTGAAAGATCAACGACGTATTTTACCGGCCATCGCGTATCTCGACGGTGAGTACGGCTTCCACGACTTGTATCTCGGTGTCCCGACGATACTTGGCGCGAACGGGATTGAACGTGTGCTCGAACTTGAATTGACGGAAGAGGAGACGGCCGCGCTTGAGCGCTCGGCTGAATCGGTCCGCTCCGTCTTGAACGTCCTTAACTGA